CTTACATAAAAGGAGCGATTGTACATGCCATACGTAACAGTGAAAATGCTAGAAGGACGCACAGAAGAACAAAAGAAAGCTCTTGCTGAGAAAGTAACAGCAGCAGTAAGCGAAACAACTGGTGCTCCTGAAGAAAACATCGTTGTTTTCATCGAAGAAATGTCTAAAAACCATTATGCAGTTGGCGGAAAACGCTTAAGCGACAAATAATCTCAAATTTTTTCATAAGAAGCAGCTCTTAGCTGCTTCTTATTTCTTTCCCTCTAACAACTCGATAATTCTCTCTTTATATTTTCCTCTTCTTCCATCTTCATAGATTAAATCATGCGGATAGAATAGTTTTTGATCCGTTCGCTTCTTACCTGTAATCGCCTCAACAATATCC
This genomic interval from Bacillus cereus contains the following:
- a CDS encoding 2-hydroxymuconate tautomerase, whose product is MPYVTVKMLEGRTEEQKKALAEKVTAAVSETTGAPEENIVVFIEEMSKNHYAVGGKRLSDK